One genomic segment of Dehalococcoidia bacterium includes these proteins:
- a CDS encoding enoyl-CoA hydratase/isomerase family protein — MQKFETINYSLENQVAKVSLNRPEKLNAMNYTMLMELTSVTEQIKKDESIKCMILRGEGRAFSSGADLSSGDRKKWKDTEEALNKGYLPIFDNIITMPKPVISSVRGAAAGIASAYSMACDLTIMSEKSYLLQPFSNIGLIPDGGSHWLLYNILGYKRAYQIAIENERISADECLKIGLANKVVMDENLEKETDNWAKKIIKQSSQSLMHSKKIMREIQHKSFNETYLLESSIQKELQGSYDNLEGVKAFLEKRAPKFK; from the coding sequence ATGCAAAAGTTCGAAACCATAAACTATTCTTTAGAAAATCAAGTAGCAAAAGTTTCATTAAATAGACCTGAAAAACTAAATGCTATGAACTATACAATGCTTATGGAATTAACTTCAGTAACAGAACAAATTAAGAAAGATGAATCAATAAAATGTATGATTCTTCGTGGTGAAGGAAGGGCTTTTTCTTCGGGAGCAGACTTAAGTTCGGGTGATAGAAAAAAATGGAAAGATACTGAAGAGGCTTTGAATAAGGGATATCTTCCGATATTTGACAACATAATCACTATGCCAAAGCCAGTAATTTCTTCAGTCAGAGGAGCTGCAGCTGGAATTGCAAGTGCTTACTCAATGGCTTGCGATTTAACTATAATGTCTGAAAAGTCTTATTTGCTTCAGCCATTTAGTAATATTGGCTTAATACCAGATGGTGGTTCCCATTGGTTGCTTTATAATATTCTCGGCTATAAAAGGGCTTATCAAATAGCAATTGAAAATGAAAGAATTTCTGCAGATGAATGCTTAAAAATTGGTCTTGCAAATAAAGTTGTTATGGATGAAAATCTTGAAAAAGAAACAGATAACTGGGCAAAAAAAATAATAAAACAATCATCTCAATCCTTGATGCATTCAAAAAAAATAATGAGAGAAATTCAACATAAATCATTTAATGAAACTTACCTGCTAGAATCATCAATTCAAAAAGAATTACAAGGTTCCTATGATAATTTAGAAGGAGTAAAGGCTTTCTTGGAGAAAAGGGCGCCTAAATTTAAGTGA
- a CDS encoding sulfatase-like hydrolase/transferase, with the protein MKKNLLFLMVDQMHGQVLDKGNPCITPNLDRLSKSGVKFNRAHTANPVCSPARASIMTGLLPHNHGVTTVTHTVDEDQSNLRTDKEHWAQRLQEDGYKTAYFGKWHVERSRKLEDFGWDDYSFIDGLSDEYINANKIHKESIIEELPHLYIDNPPGYDNTPFYGISDIDTDKRVLGLVSNGAKEYLNQADTDKPWACFVSVIEPHDPFISTKKYYDMYENIELRLPKSFNDELLDKPNIYRRGQKVFENMTKQDHIECIRNYYAMVTEIDHEYGKIIDLLEEKGELENTIIIFTSDHGEALASHGIYAKNLAAFEEIYRIPMIISGPGIKENKESDDLVSSMDLCPTILDLFDQKEISNIDSNSFKDILCTEEVNTIQKSFAEYDGTRLQLKQRVLWYKNLKYIFNGFDYDELYDLDSDPNEMKNLIDSDHHKNERQMMIKLYWEELKKNGDHSIYNLDNNPIMKIIEIGPNA; encoded by the coding sequence ATGAAGAAAAATTTACTTTTCTTAATGGTTGATCAAATGCATGGTCAAGTTCTAGATAAAGGGAACCCATGTATTACACCAAATCTCGATAGGTTATCCAAAAGCGGAGTTAAGTTTAATAGAGCTCATACAGCAAATCCTGTATGTTCACCAGCTCGAGCTAGTATTATGACAGGTCTCTTGCCTCATAATCATGGAGTTACTACTGTTACTCATACTGTAGATGAAGATCAATCTAACTTAAGAACTGATAAAGAACATTGGGCTCAGAGGCTTCAAGAAGATGGGTATAAAACAGCTTATTTTGGTAAATGGCATGTTGAAAGATCAAGAAAGTTAGAAGATTTTGGCTGGGATGATTACTCTTTTATTGATGGATTATCTGATGAATATATAAATGCAAATAAAATACATAAAGAAAGCATCATAGAAGAACTACCGCACTTATATATAGATAATCCACCAGGATACGATAATACACCATTTTATGGGATTTCAGATATTGATACAGATAAAAGAGTTTTAGGACTAGTTTCCAATGGAGCAAAAGAATACTTAAACCAAGCAGATACCGATAAACCATGGGCTTGCTTTGTTTCTGTTATAGAACCACATGATCCGTTTATTTCTACTAAAAAATACTATGATATGTACGAAAATATTGAGTTAAGGCTTCCTAAGTCATTCAATGACGAATTATTGGATAAACCTAATATCTATAGAAGAGGACAAAAAGTTTTTGAAAATATGACAAAGCAGGATCATATAGAATGCATAAGAAATTACTATGCTATGGTAACTGAGATTGATCATGAATATGGAAAAATTATTGATTTACTTGAAGAAAAGGGTGAGCTAGAAAATACTATTATTATTTTTACTTCAGATCACGGAGAAGCGCTAGCATCACATGGAATTTATGCTAAAAACTTAGCCGCATTTGAAGAAATATATCGAATACCAATGATTATTTCTGGTCCAGGAATAAAGGAAAATAAGGAATCAGATGACTTGGTCTCAAGCATGGATTTATGTCCAACAATATTAGATTTATTTGATCAAAAAGAAATTTCTAATATTGATTCTAACTCTTTTAAGGATATTCTTTGTACTGAAGAAGTGAACACAATCCAAAAAAGCTTTGCAGAATATGATGGCACAAGACTTCAGCTAAAGCAAAGAGTGCTTTGGTATAAAAATCTAAAATATATATTTAATGGTTTTGATTATGATGAACTTTATGATTTAGATTCAGACCCTAATGAAATGAAAAATTTAATTGATTCAGATCATCATAAAAATGAAAGACAAATGATGATTAAGTTATATTGGGAAGAATTAAAGAAGAATGGTGACCATAGTATATATAATTTAGATAACAACCCCATTATGAAAATAATAGAAATAGGTCCAAATGCTTAA
- a CDS encoding cupin domain-containing protein, protein MKKVTFDDIPKLPRNESLFTDTVYSQSILEHEDSDNFNFAIVNFPESTRTKFHIHSGDQILIITEGEGMVCNEEVELNVIKGDMVLINAGENHWHGAKENTTMSHITITVSGSTTEVTED, encoded by the coding sequence ATGAAAAAGGTAACATTTGATGATATTCCAAAATTACCTAGAAACGAATCTTTATTTACAGATACAGTTTATTCTCAGTCAATTTTAGAACATGAAGATAGTGATAATTTTAATTTTGCTATAGTAAATTTTCCTGAGTCAACAAGAACTAAATTTCATATTCATTCAGGTGATCAGATTTTGATAATTACTGAAGGAGAGGGAATGGTATGTAATGAAGAAGTTGAACTAAATGTTATCAAGGGAGACATGGTCTTAATTAATGCCGGAGAAAATCATTGGCATGGAGCAAAAGAAAATACAACGATGTCTCATATTACTATTACTGTTAGCGGCAGTACCACTGAAGTAACAGAAGACTAA
- a CDS encoding YaaA family protein → MIILIPPSEGKSDNNSTNTKFKETNFIFENEVKTIQKKLQNLSNAELEKTYGVNLEKAKKLNSLNLNAMENNCSYSIERYTGVVYNQIDWKNLSDESQSYFEKNIRIFSGLFGIVAPKTLIPDYKLKMSSLSLTKFWHPILTKYLSKEDIIIDLLPQIHSKSYSHENIFRIDFKIIKDGKLNSAGHMGKVVKGQFIKFLCQIQAKGLDELDKFTFDNYKWDGKNFIKTIT, encoded by the coding sequence ATGATAATCCTTATTCCACCCAGTGAAGGAAAATCCGATAATAACTCAACTAATACTAAATTCAAGGAAACGAATTTTATTTTTGAAAATGAAGTAAAAACTATTCAAAAGAAACTTCAAAATCTAAGTAATGCAGAATTAGAAAAAACATATGGAGTTAATCTTGAAAAGGCAAAAAAACTTAACTCATTAAACTTGAATGCTATGGAAAATAATTGTTCATACTCAATAGAACGATACACTGGAGTTGTTTACAACCAAATTGACTGGAAAAATTTATCTGATGAGTCACAGTCATATTTTGAAAAAAATATACGAATATTTAGTGGCTTATTTGGAATAGTTGCACCCAAAACACTTATACCTGATTACAAACTAAAAATGAGTAGCTTATCCCTAACTAAATTTTGGCACCCTATTCTTACAAAATACTTAAGCAAGGAGGATATAATCATTGATTTACTACCTCAAATTCATAGTAAATCATACTCACATGAAAATATCTTTAGGATAGATTTCAAAATAATTAAAGATGGAAAATTAAATTCTGCTGGTCATATGGGTAAAGTAGTAAAGGGACAATTCATAAAATTTTTATGTCAAATACAAGCTAAAGGTTTAGATGAATTAGATAAATTTACATTTGATAATTATAAGTGGGATGGAAAGAATTTTATAAAAACTATCACTTAA
- a CDS encoding S9 family peptidase: MKRKIKSNYGSWESEISPQKIVEGGLIFSEIRTNDSNIYFLEGRPSESGRYVIVRQNPDGSTEDMFSKNYNSRNAVHEYGGGSFAVGKEDIYFSNWEDQRIYSIKGKDITPITEESDNPRALRYADLTLSNDEKWLFCVRETHFENKEAKNELVAVSTEEQLTVVISSGRDFYSSPRQNPLSNEICWLEWDHPNMPWDGSELFVGDFESKPNIEKKLIDGSKNISIIQPDWSQSGELIYISDESGWWNLYKYIEGKKSNILNEELDHGGPSWQFGYSTYFIKDDFIYLRGKSKKSNKGLIRKINFSGEIIDEIKVNHTAISYISNINNNVIYIGSTPNSNSELVSLSLIEKNIKTLKESNPVTFDSEDISIAEEISFPTTYNEKAYAYFYKPQNKNYEGLEEEKPPLIVISHGGPTSATNDALSLSIQYWTNRGFAVVDVNYRGSTGYGRAFRDSLKGNWGIYDTDDCIAAADFLSENGLVDSSRVAIKGGSAGGYTTINALTFHDRFAVGATYYGIADLSVFIDDTHKFESRYLDTLIGKYPEEKEKYYDRSAINFTDQLSCPMIIFQGTEDKIVPPSQAEIMAKGLQDKKIPFSLIMYEGEQHGFRQSKNIISSLESELYFYSKVLGFKPFDKLNSIKIENSENL; this comes from the coding sequence ATGAAAAGAAAAATCAAATCTAATTACGGATCTTGGGAGTCTGAAATAAGTCCTCAAAAAATAGTAGAAGGAGGATTAATATTTAGCGAAATTAGAACTAATGACTCAAATATTTATTTTTTAGAAGGAAGACCCTCTGAATCAGGAAGGTACGTCATAGTCAGACAAAATCCTGATGGATCTACAGAGGATATGTTTTCAAAAAATTATAATTCTAGAAATGCTGTTCATGAGTACGGAGGAGGATCATTTGCAGTTGGTAAAGAAGATATTTATTTTTCTAATTGGGAAGATCAAAGAATTTATTCAATAAAAGGAAAAGATATTACTCCAATTACAGAAGAGTCTGATAATCCAAGAGCTTTAAGGTACGCCGACTTAACATTATCTAATGATGAAAAATGGTTATTTTGTGTAAGAGAAACTCATTTTGAAAATAAAGAAGCTAAAAATGAGCTTGTTGCTGTTTCAACAGAAGAACAACTAACAGTGGTTATATCTTCAGGAAGAGATTTTTATTCATCTCCAAGACAAAACCCCTTAAGTAATGAAATTTGTTGGTTGGAATGGGATCACCCAAATATGCCTTGGGACGGAAGTGAATTATTTGTAGGAGATTTTGAGTCAAAACCTAATATTGAAAAAAAACTAATTGATGGTTCAAAAAATATAAGCATCATACAACCTGATTGGAGTCAATCTGGAGAATTAATATATATTAGTGATGAATCTGGTTGGTGGAATTTATACAAATATATAGAGGGTAAAAAATCTAATATTCTTAATGAAGAATTGGATCATGGAGGTCCATCTTGGCAATTTGGTTATAGCACTTATTTTATTAAAGATGATTTCATATATCTCAGAGGAAAATCAAAAAAATCAAATAAAGGCTTAATTAGAAAAATCAATTTTTCAGGAGAAATAATTGACGAAATAAAAGTTAATCATACTGCAATAAGTTATATTTCTAATATAAATAACAATGTAATTTATATCGGATCTACACCTAATTCTAATAGCGAGTTAGTATCCTTAAGTCTAATTGAAAAAAATATAAAAACTCTTAAAGAATCTAATCCTGTAACATTTGACTCAGAAGATATTTCAATTGCTGAAGAAATATCATTCCCAACTACCTATAATGAAAAAGCATATGCATACTTTTATAAACCTCAAAATAAAAATTATGAAGGTTTAGAGGAAGAAAAACCTCCTTTGATTGTTATTAGCCATGGAGGTCCTACTAGCGCGACCAATGATGCCTTAAGTTTATCTATTCAATATTGGACTAATAGAGGTTTTGCAGTTGTAGATGTAAACTACAGAGGTTCTACAGGATATGGGAGGGCTTTCAGAGATTCTCTAAAAGGAAATTGGGGAATATATGACACAGATGATTGCATTGCTGCTGCAGACTTTCTTTCGGAAAATGGTTTAGTTGATTCATCAAGAGTTGCGATTAAGGGAGGTTCAGCTGGTGGTTATACAACAATAAATGCTCTAACATTCCATGATAGATTTGCTGTAGGAGCAACTTATTATGGAATAGCAGATTTATCTGTTTTTATTGATGATACACATAAATTTGAGTCTAGATACTTAGATACGCTTATAGGTAAGTATCCAGAAGAAAAGGAAAAATATTATGATAGATCAGCAATTAACTTTACAGATCAGCTTTCATGTCCAATGATAATTTTTCAAGGTACAGAAGATAAAATTGTTCCACCTTCACAAGCTGAGATTATGGCTAAGGGGCTGCAAGATAAGAAAATACCATTCTCATTAATTATGTATGAAGGAGAACAGCACGGATTTAGACAATCTAAAAATATTATTTCATCTCTAGAATCAGAATTATATTTTTACAGTAAAGTTTTAGGTTTCAAACCCTTCGATAAATTAAATTCTATAAAGATAGAAAATTCTGAAAATTTATAA
- a CDS encoding NAD(P)-dependent oxidoreductase, producing MLKKVLITGANGYVASRIISHLEKNFELTLVDIDFNKKFNSKTIKFDLLNASIEELNKITKNQDAIIHLAYVRRDKLRDPEDLNEEMDSFDTEYKNVLMANKIYRSAFINKVSRVIVASSNHAADWYEHHEIHSNIRDIVSNNLIPYSDNFYGWAKASYELLSIPYASGKFGRKLEFVHVRIGFPREITPELSNNKFIPGENGIGIPNIKRHLGAYVSQRDLSQLFEKSLTQKEIIGDIDNVPFLVVYGVSNNTRRFWSLESARKGIGYNPEDDSEYKFSEVIDVFRNDPKWEGRLG from the coding sequence ATGCTTAAGAAAGTTTTGATTACAGGAGCCAATGGTTATGTAGCTTCAAGAATTATTTCTCATTTAGAAAAAAATTTTGAGCTAACATTGGTTGATATTGATTTCAATAAAAAATTTAATTCAAAAACAATTAAATTTGATTTACTAAATGCTTCAATTGAAGAATTAAATAAAATAACAAAAAATCAAGATGCTATTATTCACCTAGCCTATGTAAGAAGAGATAAATTAAGAGACCCAGAAGACTTAAACGAAGAAATGGATTCTTTTGATACAGAGTATAAGAATGTATTAATGGCAAACAAAATATATAGATCCGCATTTATAAATAAAGTTTCAAGAGTAATAGTTGCTTCATCTAATCATGCTGCAGATTGGTATGAGCATCATGAAATTCATTCAAATATTAGAGACATAGTATCAAATAATTTGATCCCATATTCTGATAATTTCTATGGGTGGGCTAAGGCTTCTTACGAATTATTATCTATCCCTTATGCTTCAGGAAAATTTGGAAGAAAATTAGAATTTGTTCATGTCAGAATAGGATTTCCTAGAGAAATAACCCCTGAGTTGTCAAATAATAAGTTTATTCCAGGTGAAAATGGAATTGGGATACCAAATATTAAAAGACATTTAGGTGCGTATGTTAGTCAAAGAGACTTATCGCAACTTTTTGAAAAATCATTAACTCAAAAAGAAATTATTGGTGATATTGATAATGTGCCTTTTTTGGTTGTCTATGGAGTTAGTAATAATACAAGAAGATTTTGGTCTCTAGAATCCGCAAGAAAAGGTATTGGGTACAACCCTGAAGATGATTCAGAGTATAAATTCTCAGAAGTTATAGACGTATTTAGAAATGATCCAAAATGGGAAGGCAGACTAGGATAA